The candidate division KSB1 bacterium genome has a window encoding:
- a CDS encoding tyrosine-type recombinase/integrase, with translation ILLRDGKGAKDRIAMLPESLKKPLQDHLQKVKAIQEKDLRDGYGRVALPDALDRKYPNASRGWRWQWVFPQEHCWTNPKTGQQGRHHVHEAILQKAVAQAVREAGLTKRATCHTFRHSFATHLLAGGYDIRTVPELLEHKDVKTAISYTHVLNRGGKGVKSPVDEP, from the coding sequence AAATTCTCCTCCGCGACGGCAAGGGCGCAAAAGACCGGATAGCCATGCTGCCGGAGTCGCTGAAGAAACCCCTGCAAGACCACCTGCAAAAGGTCAAGGCGATTCAGGAGAAAGACTTGCGTGACGGCTACGGCCGGGTTGCATTGCCCGATGCACTTGATCGCAAGTACCCGAACGCCTCTCGCGGGTGGCGCTGGCAATGGGTCTTCCCGCAAGAGCATTGCTGGACGAATCCCAAGACCGGGCAGCAAGGGCGGCATCACGTCCATGAAGCCATCCTCCAGAAGGCGGTGGCGCAAGCGGTGAGGGAGGCTGGACTGACCAAGCGGGCGACGTGCCACACCTTCCGCCACTCTTTTGCTACGCATCTGCTGGCCGGTGGGTATGACATCCGCACTGTCCCGGAGCTTCTCGAGCACAAGGACGTGAAAACGGCGATCAGCTATACCCATGTACTGAACCGAGGTGGGAAAGGCGTTAAAAGCCCAGTTGACGAGCCGTGA
- a CDS encoding transposase translates to MLRGTRYLWLKDPSRPSPPERSWSPGRQRLSYLEGLNLRISRAYLLKEQFRHLWQQRSRHDAAAFLEHCITMAMESQLRPLHEFASLLSRHREGVLAYFELPIDNGLVEAINASAKAISIRARGYRSPVVFSTLLLHCLGGLKTPTFVHKFA, encoded by the coding sequence CTGTTGAGGGGGACACGCTACCTCTGGTTGAAAGACCCCTCACGGCCGAGTCCCCCGGAGCGCTCCTGGTCGCCGGGGCGACAACGCCTGAGCTACTTAGAGGGATTGAATCTCCGCATCAGTCGCGCCTATCTGCTCAAGGAGCAGTTCCGTCATCTCTGGCAGCAACGCAGTCGCCATGACGCAGCCGCGTTCCTGGAGCACTGCATCACCATGGCCATGGAGTCCCAACTGCGCCCGTTGCACGAGTTCGCCTCCCTGCTCAGCAGGCATCGCGAGGGGGTGCTCGCCTACTTTGAGCTTCCCATTGACAATGGCCTTGTGGAGGCAATCAATGCCAGTGCCAAGGCGATCAGCATCAGGGCACGGGGCTACCGATCCCCGGTGGTCTTTTCTACCCTGTTGCTCCACTGTCTCGGTGGCCTCAAGACGCCCACATTCGTGCACAAATTCGCGTGA
- a CDS encoding T9SS type A sorting domain-containing protein translates to MTKQIKNGMLADQDVIKVGISADGFQDWTFHKVDIPGSENFLGRRPCDPDVIFKGGLLRLYFTASPSDAILPRTYSAVSQDGIHFTLEDGFRFGVNGQAVLDPSLLWTGDTLRYFAGGARDFENWCAYSFDGLTFFQRPNLDANGIMMANGIALPGGGYRFYGFSNRAPREGIYSLYSSDGNQWTLEEGVRLPYDPSSELEYVEVKDPAIVWMDSLFIMYYVTEKRMTGVKPEPQIPKQMRLYQNAPNPFNGQTRIIFFLPKRDMVRLSVYDLQGHEVVVLVHPQCEAGEHSVTLDAGDLPSGIYLYSLRAGSAVQSKKFALLR, encoded by the coding sequence TTGACGAAGCAAATCAAGAACGGGATGTTGGCAGATCAGGATGTCATCAAGGTGGGCATCTCGGCGGACGGGTTTCAGGATTGGACATTTCACAAAGTTGACATTCCCGGCAGTGAGAATTTTCTTGGCCGACGACCATGCGATCCAGATGTCATCTTCAAAGGGGGCCTCTTACGGCTCTATTTTACCGCTTCTCCATCCGACGCTATTCTTCCCAGAACCTATTCTGCCGTTTCTCAGGATGGCATTCATTTTACTTTGGAGGATGGGTTTCGCTTTGGCGTAAACGGACAAGCTGTTCTTGACCCTTCCTTGTTATGGACGGGCGACACCTTGCGCTATTTCGCCGGTGGGGCGCGCGATTTTGAGAACTGGTGCGCCTACTCGTTCGATGGTCTTACTTTTTTCCAACGGCCCAATCTTGATGCCAACGGGATTATGATGGCCAATGGTATCGCCCTCCCCGGAGGAGGCTATCGGTTTTATGGCTTCTCGAATAGAGCTCCCCGAGAAGGCATCTATTCTCTGTATTCTTCTGATGGAAACCAATGGACTCTGGAAGAAGGCGTCCGTCTCCCCTATGACCCGTCCTCGGAACTGGAATACGTAGAGGTCAAAGATCCGGCGATCGTCTGGATGGATTCGCTCTTCATAATGTATTATGTGACGGAAAAAAGGATGACCGGTGTGAAACCAGAGCCTCAGATACCCAAACAGATGCGATTGTACCAAAACGCCCCCAATCCTTTCAATGGTCAGACCAGGATTATTTTCTTTTTGCCCAAAAGGGATATGGTCCGACTGTCCGTTTACGACCTACAGGGCCATGAGGTGGTGGTGTTAGTCCATCCACAATGCGAGGCGGGCGAGCATTCCGTTACCCTTGATGCTGGCGATCTTCCGTCCGGCATTTACCTCTATTCCCTACGCGCCGGTTCTGCTGTTCAATCGAAGAAATTCGCGTTACTCCGCTGA
- a CDS encoding LacI family transcriptional regulator: MPVTIYDVARRAGVGIGTVSRAINDSPLIAATTKARVLKAIQELNYRPHALAQGLARNKTDMIAIILPIFTGYFFVELLRGVQEEAIRHHYDLILYSVHQTDKLELFLERTLRERRVDGVLLISLPISDRYARKFVSARVPIVLVDSFHPALDSITVENREGAYQATRHLLQLGHRRVGMIVGHLRSLPARVRLQGYRQALADSGVPVDERYVVVVDSIPGQDGFCREAGYRAMRQLLALGDERPTAVFVSSDVQAEGAMRAASEAGVRVPEDIAIVGFDDIEIAELLGLTTMHQPMLEMGRLAVDRLAERIRQPQAPRFARTFATSLVVRRSCGTHASVEGQVTIA, encoded by the coding sequence ATGCCGGTGACTATCTACGATGTGGCCAGGCGCGCCGGAGTCGGCATCGGCACCGTGTCGCGCGCCATCAACGATAGCCCGCTCATCGCAGCCACCACCAAGGCTCGGGTCCTGAAGGCCATTCAGGAACTGAACTATCGCCCCCATGCCCTCGCCCAAGGTCTGGCCCGCAACAAGACCGACATGATCGCCATCATCCTGCCCATTTTCACGGGCTATTTTTTTGTCGAGCTGCTGCGCGGCGTGCAGGAAGAGGCTATCCGCCATCACTACGACTTGATCCTCTACAGCGTTCATCAGACCGACAAGTTGGAGCTCTTTTTGGAGCGCACCCTGCGTGAGCGCCGCGTCGACGGCGTGTTGCTCATCTCGCTGCCCATATCTGATCGTTACGCCCGCAAATTCGTAAGTGCCAGAGTGCCCATCGTCCTGGTGGACAGCTTCCATCCAGCCTTGGATTCCATCACTGTGGAGAATCGGGAAGGCGCGTATCAGGCGACACGTCACCTGCTGCAACTTGGCCATCGGCGCGTGGGCATGATTGTCGGCCATCTGCGCAGCTTGCCGGCGCGGGTGCGGCTGCAGGGGTATCGTCAGGCCTTGGCTGACTCAGGCGTTCCGGTGGACGAACGCTACGTGGTGGTGGTCGACTCGATCCCTGGCCAGGACGGGTTCTGCAGGGAAGCAGGTTACCGGGCCATGAGGCAACTTCTCGCCTTGGGTGATGAGCGCCCCACCGCAGTGTTCGTCTCAAGTGACGTCCAGGCAGAAGGGGCGATGCGTGCAGCCAGCGAGGCAGGCGTGCGAGTGCCTGAGGATATAGCCATTGTCGGTTTTGACGACATCGAGATTGCCGAGCTGCTCGGTTTGACCACAATGCACCAGCCCATGCTGGAGATGGGGCGCCTGGCCGTGGACAGGCTGGCGGAGCGCATCAGGCAACCGCAGGCGCCGCGCTTTGCGCGCACCTTTGCCACCAGCCTGGTGGTGCGGCGCAGTTGTGGGACACATGCTTCTGTCGAGGGCCAGGTGACCATCGCCTGA
- a CDS encoding TonB-dependent receptor — protein MRMVHRCVRNAAVGLVLMTLPSLVGAGTTGKIAGMVLDAETGEPLPGANITLEGTTMGAATDGTGRYVVLFVPPGTYTLRASMIGYSPMRVENVRVSIDLTTEINFKLRSTVLELGEAVTVVAERPMVVKDLTASTAVMGSEEIKALPVTEVHEALALTAGLVRDAGGGLHIRGGRSGEISYWIDGIPVTDVYDGGTVVDVNKNMVQELQVVSGAFNAEYGQAMSGIVNISTKEGGNTFGGSFTTYLGDHLSTHDNIFPHIKNINPVAIRNVEGSLEGPIWRDKLSYFVNARYIYFDGWLFGQRRYRPHAVTASVVLPEQVVEQVFPEFLEESRVVGPGQRGFQYVLGTNVLLDSVLTQNELRARNISADSFAVYYQKLRASHQGARGDGAFVPMNWNRKLYLQGKLMYKPVPWLQLAYNVILDDVDYQDYQRDYKCNPDGQLQRFRTGLTNIVKVTHLVSSKTFYTLGLSQFSKAYKSWTYEDPHDPRYVHPDIGLQGAYSFKTGGTDNARFERRTDTYLAKFDLTSQVTATHQLKGGLEFRKHKVYQRDVTLQPVLTQSAIDPLFESPFIATRVLPDSTIYASQYTHRPTEFSAYLQDKMEFKNFIVNVGVRMDYFEPDGVVLTDETDPTIYNPIKPQNRYHDWGSDGRPGTHDLDGTEGNGIWDAGEPAVTLAERQQYWYKKASAKVQVSPRLGVSFPITDRGVIHFSYGHFFQIPRFERLYQNPDFELGTGTGNLGVIGNADLKPEQTVSGEIGLQQQLTEDLSLHVTGYFRDVRNLAGTQAQEIVLFGGFGRYSKLVNSDFGFIRGIIVSLNKRFSGGLAASLDYTMQIAKGTNSDPEQARNALSGGALPEVQLTPLDWDQRHTLNGTVSYAGRGYGASLIGQLGSGLPYTPRSTADISTLLTNSQRKPGNLNIDLRAYKEFRLRPGVLTLFVRVFNVLDRLNEVNVYNDTGRAGFTYDEAVARSSNPLQLVNTLEDWFTNPTHYSEPRRVEVGLTFDFGQAR, from the coding sequence ATGAGAATGGTGCACCGCTGTGTGCGTAATGCTGCGGTCGGCCTCGTGCTGATGACTCTGCCAAGTCTCGTCGGGGCAGGCACCACCGGCAAGATCGCAGGCATGGTTCTGGACGCCGAGACCGGCGAGCCCCTGCCTGGGGCAAACATCACCTTGGAAGGGACCACAATGGGGGCCGCCACCGACGGCACCGGGCGGTACGTGGTGCTCTTTGTGCCGCCTGGCACTTATACCTTGCGCGCCAGCATGATAGGCTACTCGCCGATGCGCGTGGAGAACGTGCGCGTCTCCATCGATCTGACCACAGAGATCAACTTCAAGCTGCGGAGCACGGTTCTGGAATTAGGCGAGGCGGTCACGGTGGTAGCCGAGCGGCCCATGGTGGTCAAGGACTTGACCGCGAGCACGGCCGTCATGGGATCTGAGGAGATCAAGGCCCTGCCGGTGACCGAGGTGCACGAGGCGTTGGCGCTGACTGCCGGGTTGGTGCGCGATGCCGGCGGCGGGCTGCACATCCGCGGCGGCCGCTCCGGCGAGATAAGCTACTGGATCGACGGCATCCCGGTCACTGACGTCTACGACGGGGGCACGGTCGTTGACGTGAACAAGAACATGGTGCAAGAGCTGCAGGTGGTAAGCGGGGCCTTCAATGCTGAGTACGGACAGGCCATGTCGGGGATTGTCAACATCTCCACCAAGGAAGGTGGGAATACGTTTGGCGGCTCCTTTACCACCTACCTTGGCGATCACCTGAGCACGCACGACAATATCTTTCCGCACATCAAGAACATCAACCCGGTGGCCATTCGCAACGTGGAGGGCAGCTTGGAAGGGCCCATATGGCGCGACAAACTCTCCTACTTTGTGAACGCGCGCTACATCTACTTTGACGGCTGGCTGTTCGGACAGCGCCGCTACCGGCCGCATGCGGTGACCGCCAGTGTCGTCCTGCCGGAGCAGGTGGTGGAGCAGGTGTTCCCAGAGTTTTTGGAGGAAAGCAGGGTGGTGGGACCTGGCCAGCGGGGCTTCCAGTACGTCCTGGGCACGAATGTCCTGCTGGACTCGGTCCTGACGCAGAATGAGCTCCGCGCGCGCAACATCAGTGCCGACTCGTTTGCGGTCTATTACCAGAAGCTGCGTGCCTCCCACCAGGGTGCGCGCGGCGATGGCGCCTTTGTGCCCATGAACTGGAACCGCAAACTCTACTTGCAGGGCAAGCTCATGTACAAACCGGTGCCCTGGCTGCAGCTGGCGTACAATGTGATCCTGGACGATGTCGACTACCAGGACTATCAGCGCGATTACAAGTGCAACCCCGACGGTCAGTTGCAGCGGTTTAGAACAGGACTGACCAACATCGTCAAGGTCACCCATCTCGTCTCCTCGAAAACTTTTTATACGCTCGGCCTCTCGCAGTTCAGCAAGGCGTACAAGAGCTGGACCTACGAAGACCCCCATGACCCGCGCTATGTCCATCCCGACATCGGTTTGCAAGGGGCCTACAGCTTCAAGACGGGTGGCACCGACAACGCGCGCTTCGAGCGGCGGACGGATACCTACTTAGCAAAATTCGATCTCACCAGCCAGGTGACCGCCACCCACCAGCTCAAAGGGGGGCTCGAATTCCGCAAGCACAAGGTCTACCAGCGAGACGTGACCCTGCAACCGGTTCTCACGCAGTCAGCCATCGATCCGCTCTTCGAGAGTCCTTTCATCGCCACCCGCGTTCTGCCTGATTCGACTATCTACGCCAGCCAGTACACGCATCGCCCCACCGAGTTTTCCGCCTATCTGCAGGACAAGATGGAGTTCAAGAACTTTATCGTCAACGTGGGCGTGCGCATGGACTACTTCGAGCCGGATGGCGTGGTGCTGACTGATGAGACCGACCCGACCATCTACAATCCCATCAAGCCGCAGAACCGCTATCACGACTGGGGGAGCGATGGCCGGCCAGGAACGCACGACTTGGACGGCACCGAGGGGAACGGCATCTGGGACGCCGGCGAGCCGGCCGTCACGCTGGCGGAGCGGCAGCAGTATTGGTACAAGAAGGCCAGCGCCAAGGTGCAGGTGAGCCCAAGGCTCGGAGTGTCTTTCCCTATCACGGACAGGGGTGTGATTCACTTCTCCTACGGGCATTTTTTCCAGATTCCCCGGTTCGAGCGCTTGTACCAGAACCCGGATTTTGAGTTGGGAACCGGCACAGGGAACCTGGGGGTGATCGGCAACGCCGACCTGAAGCCTGAGCAGACGGTGAGCGGCGAGATCGGCCTGCAGCAGCAACTGACCGAGGACCTGTCGCTGCATGTGACCGGCTACTTCCGCGACGTCCGCAATTTGGCCGGGACCCAGGCCCAAGAGATTGTGCTGTTCGGCGGGTTTGGGCGGTATAGCAAGCTGGTCAACAGCGACTTTGGCTTCATTAGAGGCATCATCGTGTCGCTGAACAAGCGTTTCTCGGGTGGCCTGGCCGCCTCGCTGGACTACACCATGCAGATTGCCAAGGGGACCAACTCCGACCCGGAGCAGGCACGCAACGCCCTGAGCGGCGGTGCATTGCCGGAGGTACAGCTCACCCCATTGGACTGGGATCAGCGGCACACCTTGAATGGCACGGTCTCATATGCTGGGCGAGGGTACGGGGCAAGCCTCATCGGGCAACTGGGGAGCGGCCTGCCCTACACGCCTCGCTCTACTGCCGACATCTCGACCCTGCTGACCAACAGCCAGCGCAAGCCGGGTAACCTGAACATCGACTTGCGAGCGTACAAGGAGTTCCGGCTGCGGCCCGGGGTGCTCACCCTGTTCGTGCGGGTGTTCAACGTTCTGGACAGGCTCAATGAAGTGAATGTTTACAACGACACCGGACGTGCGGGCTTTACCTATGACGAAGCGGTAGCCAGGTCAAGCAACCCTCTGCAGCTGGTGAACACCCTGGAGGACTGGTTTACCAATCCCACGCATTATTCGGAACCCCGCAGGGTAGAGGTAGGGCTGACCTTCGACTTTGGCCAGGCGCGTTAG
- a CDS encoding PorV/PorQ family protein: protein MRVARSAWLIGVAALALAATGTTWAQTKVGTTAVPFLGISVGPRATGMGGAFAAVSNDATGLHYNPGALSQMPNSQLVVAHTRWLLGTNLNWVGLSLKLDADNAIGLSFTHLDYGEEEVTTVYLPEGTGERWGATDMAAALSYCRNLTDRFSIGGSVKYIQQKLWNETASALALDVGLLFVTQFKDLRLGMSISNFGTDMRHDGRDLLHRVDLDPEHIGHNETIVGKLKTESWPLPLFFRVGLAMDVLRQQNYRLTVAADAFRPSDNTETVNVGAEFELFRLLTVRGGYKSLFRSSSEEGLTAGVGVRLALDPRLAWQFDYTFADFGLFEPVHMVGASVTF, encoded by the coding sequence ATGCGAGTGGCACGTAGTGCGTGGTTGATAGGCGTGGCAGCCCTGGCGTTGGCTGCGACAGGTACGACATGGGCCCAGACGAAAGTGGGGACCACTGCGGTGCCCTTCTTGGGCATCAGTGTGGGCCCGCGGGCGACCGGGATGGGTGGCGCCTTTGCCGCCGTGAGCAACGATGCGACAGGCCTGCACTACAACCCCGGCGCCCTTTCCCAAATGCCCAATTCGCAACTGGTGGTGGCGCACACCCGCTGGCTATTGGGCACCAACCTCAATTGGGTAGGCCTGAGCCTCAAGCTGGATGCCGACAATGCCATTGGCCTGAGCTTCACCCATCTCGACTACGGAGAGGAGGAGGTGACCACGGTCTACCTGCCGGAGGGGACAGGCGAGCGCTGGGGGGCAACCGACATGGCTGCCGCACTGAGCTACTGCCGGAACCTCACCGATCGCTTTTCCATTGGCGGCAGCGTGAAGTACATCCAGCAGAAGCTGTGGAACGAAACGGCCAGCGCGCTCGCCTTGGATGTAGGGCTCCTGTTTGTCACGCAGTTCAAAGACCTCAGGCTGGGGATGAGCATCAGCAACTTTGGCACGGATATGCGCCACGACGGCCGCGACCTCCTGCACAGGGTTGACCTGGACCCCGAGCACATCGGACACAACGAAACCATCGTGGGCAAGCTCAAGACCGAGAGTTGGCCTCTGCCGCTGTTTTTCCGCGTCGGTCTGGCCATGGACGTGCTTCGCCAACAGAACTACCGTCTCACCGTGGCGGCCGATGCCTTCAGGCCGAGCGACAACACCGAAACGGTGAACGTGGGCGCGGAGTTCGAGCTGTTCAGGCTGCTGACCGTGCGCGGCGGTTACAAATCCCTGTTCAGAAGCAGCAGCGAAGAGGGGTTGACTGCCGGCGTGGGGGTGCGCCTGGCGCTGGACCCAAGGCTGGCCTGGCAGTTTGACTACACCTTCGCGGACTTTGGGCTTTTTGAGCCGGTGCACATGGTTGGCGCCTCGGTCACCTTCTAA
- a CDS encoding T9SS type A sorting domain-containing protein, translating into MTRSRTLALLALAVVLPLVSGCFTILSVDQVTTATTGSKIVATIEVRTEGTDANPHHGIFAVLVPNDWTVDSVYYSGDFGPDYATYLPADVADGDPGGQVDYWEPALEQNFPSGPDMKWVVYQGNNAYPSNLDTGYVDVTVEMTVGRSSGNFNIGYFVTNAALDFSDRSYYDIKLDNPIRVTSGGPVRVTFVANTATVPDTLGPSSTVQVRGSGGPLTWSGASPVFLQNVGGDYWKGTAEFTPGERVEFKFYTNAHDTVYGGAEWEHQGWEGDVATGNRVLVVGDADTTLPLQFVNGWLWGAEQYARPWVEEPNSFVVWVRVNVQGWEDFNPAAQVIGLRGSNNVDWGQTGEISWGRTYPLVRESDHVNMGSRQYSGGYFYSGAVHVPDQYAGHGIEFKVVVHRAGAALDEDWGNLVYNPSLQNHVDLSGVDTTVHWFWFDNKRPRAVEHRDQVVVTWVADLGQAIANFGFAHGDTLLVRSGYFGTAAGVRTVQMRRLGFTSRYTATDTVVATIGGKLDYQYYKVKKGIEYREIYYNFYYAGETVGEAERRVVDPIGGAVITVEDVVASKSDIHRMPLFRNTAVVARPVTVTFTCDARPAVYQVLAGSTLRDIQGTLHVTSADQVVAWGLAMNGPATGDWGTWGAGLMADPAHRMYDDGTHGDLVAGDTVYTLVCFYSPDSNDVVGQEFKFGVGGGDNEGGYGNNHIENIDDSVPASMVASQFGSIDPVFYSAWDYDNQRPRTGVEVVSREVPREYRLGNYPNPFNPETEVRYEVARAGRVRVEVYNLLGVRIARLVDEEQMPGTYRVRWDGRDELGRQVVSGVYVCRLVAGEVVKTAKMVLVR; encoded by the coding sequence ATGACACGTAGCAGAACGCTTGCCTTGTTGGCGCTGGCGGTAGTGTTGCCGTTGGTGAGTGGTTGCTTCACCATTCTCAGCGTTGACCAGGTCACAACGGCCACCACTGGCTCCAAGATTGTGGCCACCATCGAGGTGCGTACCGAGGGCACCGATGCCAATCCGCATCATGGCATCTTTGCGGTGTTGGTGCCCAACGACTGGACCGTTGACTCGGTGTACTATTCTGGCGACTTTGGTCCCGACTATGCGACCTATCTACCCGCAGATGTAGCTGACGGCGACCCGGGTGGCCAAGTGGACTACTGGGAGCCGGCTCTTGAGCAAAACTTCCCAAGCGGGCCGGATATGAAGTGGGTGGTTTACCAGGGGAACAACGCCTATCCGTCGAACCTGGACACCGGGTATGTCGACGTGACGGTGGAAATGACCGTCGGCAGGAGCTCTGGTAACTTCAACATTGGCTACTTCGTCACCAATGCGGCGCTTGACTTTTCCGACCGCAGCTACTATGACATCAAGCTGGATAACCCCATCCGGGTGACAAGCGGCGGCCCTGTGCGTGTCACTTTTGTGGCGAACACGGCGACGGTGCCGGACACGTTGGGGCCGAGCTCGACGGTGCAGGTGCGAGGCAGTGGTGGGCCGTTGACGTGGAGTGGGGCATCGCCGGTGTTTTTGCAGAATGTGGGTGGCGACTACTGGAAGGGGACGGCGGAGTTCACTCCTGGGGAGCGGGTGGAGTTTAAGTTTTACACCAATGCGCACGACACGGTGTATGGGGGAGCGGAGTGGGAGCACCAGGGTTGGGAGGGGGATGTGGCGACCGGCAATCGGGTGTTGGTGGTGGGGGATGCGGACACGACCTTGCCGTTGCAGTTTGTGAATGGCTGGTTGTGGGGTGCGGAGCAGTATGCGCGGCCGTGGGTAGAGGAGCCGAACAGTTTTGTGGTATGGGTGCGGGTGAATGTGCAGGGGTGGGAGGATTTCAACCCGGCGGCGCAGGTGATAGGGTTGCGGGGTTCGAACAATGTGGATTGGGGTCAGACGGGTGAGATTTCGTGGGGGCGGACGTATCCGTTGGTGCGGGAGAGCGACCATGTGAACATGGGTTCTCGGCAGTACAGTGGGGGGTATTTCTACAGTGGTGCGGTGCATGTGCCGGATCAGTATGCGGGGCATGGGATAGAGTTCAAGGTGGTGGTGCACCGTGCGGGTGCGGCGTTGGATGAGGATTGGGGCAATTTGGTGTACAATCCGAGTTTGCAGAATCACGTGGACTTGAGTGGGGTGGACACGACGGTGCACTGGTTTTGGTTTGACAACAAGCGGCCGCGCGCGGTGGAGCATCGGGATCAGGTGGTGGTGACGTGGGTAGCGGATTTGGGGCAGGCGATTGCGAATTTTGGTTTTGCGCATGGGGACACGTTGTTGGTGCGCTCGGGGTATTTTGGCACGGCGGCGGGGGTGCGCACGGTGCAGATGCGGCGGCTTGGGTTTACCTCGCGCTACACGGCCACCGACACGGTGGTGGCCACGATAGGGGGGAAGTTGGACTACCAGTACTACAAGGTGAAGAAGGGGATAGAGTATCGTGAGATTTACTATAACTTTTACTATGCTGGGGAGACGGTGGGGGAGGCGGAGCGGCGGGTGGTGGATCCGATAGGGGGGGCGGTCATCACGGTGGAGGATGTGGTGGCCAGCAAGTCGGACATACACCGGATGCCGTTGTTCCGGAACACGGCGGTGGTGGCGCGGCCGGTGACGGTGACGTTCACCTGTGATGCGCGGCCTGCGGTGTACCAGGTGTTGGCGGGGAGCACGTTGCGGGACATTCAGGGGACCTTGCATGTGACCTCAGCCGATCAGGTGGTGGCGTGGGGTTTGGCGATGAACGGGCCGGCCACGGGAGACTGGGGTACCTGGGGTGCGGGCTTGATGGCGGATCCGGCGCACCGCATGTACGATGACGGCACGCATGGTGACCTGGTGGCGGGGGACACGGTGTACACGTTGGTGTGCTTTTACTCGCCTGATTCGAACGATGTGGTGGGTCAGGAGTTCAAGTTTGGGGTAGGGGGAGGCGACAATGAGGGTGGTTATGGGAACAACCACATCGAGAACATCGACGACAGTGTGCCGGCTTCCATGGTTGCGTCGCAGTTTGGCAGCATTGATCCGGTGTTTTACAGTGCGTGGGATTATGACAATCAGCGGCCGAGGACGGGGGTGGAGGTGGTGAGTCGGGAGGTGCCGAGGGAGTATCGGTTGGGCAACTACCCGAACCCGTTCAATCCGGAGACGGAGGTGCGGTACGAGGTGGCACGGGCGGGGCGCGTGCGGGTGGAGGTGTACAACCTGCTTGGGGTGCGGATAGCGCGTTTGGTGGATGAGGAGCAGATGCCCGGGACCTACCGTGTGCGGTGGGACGGCCGCGATGAGCTGGGACGCCAGGTGGTTTCCGGGGTGTATGTGTGTCGGCTGGTGGCTGGTGAGGTGGTGAAGACGGCCAAGATGGTGTTGGTGCGCTAA